The DNA window TCTGGCAGGAATCTGGCATGCAGGAAAGATGGGAGCCGGCTGTGCTCATGTGCACCGCGCCCCACGATGCTGGCTGCAGGATTTCATGTACACTGAGTGCTCAGTCATTCCCCGTTACTAGGGCTTGGGCCTCTCTGGcctcaaaataattacaattttagAGTAAGCACAGGTGAAAGCACcagccttttatttccttttcctttcctttgtctgATTCCTCACCCCCCAGGATAAAGAGCCCGCCCCTGAGAGCTGGcctgctggagaggctgtggatgGGAGGGCCCCAGGGGCCTCACCAGGCAGAACATTCAGTGCAGACAGACTGCGAGCAAGACAGGCAGTGTGAGCAAGTCACCCGATCTTCTGCTTCAGAAACTCCTGGACCCAGGCTCCTCCTGCTTTTGACTAGAATGCTCCCCTTTCCTTTTCGCCTATCAAGTTATATATACCAGTCCCTCCCTACCCACCTGAgttctccttccccacccaggaAACCTTCCCTGGCTGTCCTAACTCTCAGATCTTACAACCTCACAGTATTTGCTACTTTGCATCACTAGCTACTGCATTAAAGTTCTGTGGGTCAAAGAGGCTGTCTTCTATCCCAGCCCCCCTtgctccccagtgcctggcacagtccTGCttaggaggaggtggaggagggctATAGTGGTACTGACTGAGGATGATGAGGATGGCAATGATTCGTCCAGCTCCTTTTGGACGATCTGCCTTTTTCTGAAGCTGGGCTGAGGACGGGGTGTGGGACGAGTGCAGGGACAGCCACGGAATTCTAGGATGTAGGAAGTTAGTATTCAGGTGAGGGGCATCCTTGGACACAGACCGCATGCTCCAGGACTAGGGCTTCCATCGTGCCCGGAGCTCAAGTTACAGGAAAGGGAGGTCtctggagaggagaaggggggCTCCTCAGAGGGCTGAGTTGAGCCCTgcttcccacagcccctggcccTCACACCTACCTCTCTCTGAGCACTTGGGCCTCAGCCTCAGTATGGGGGGGACTGAGCCGCTTTTCTCTACCTGTATAGTCACGATAATGAAGCTGCTGCCTTACGAGACCACAAGGGAAGAGCTGCACCAGATGTAAGCTTCAGAGTGATTTATAAAGCGGAGCTCTTGGGCTTCAGGCTGGCACACAGCTGCTGTTCCAGCCCGCCCCGTCTGCCCGCCCTGTCTGCCGGCCCCGCTGCTTGTGCTGTTCTTGGGGATGACATTTCAGGAAAGCAAAAGTAGGGGAGGCACTGAGACATCGGACTGGGCTGTCCCAGAGACCTTCCCTGGAGCAGAAACGGAGCCCACCAAGCTTTCTCTCTTTGAACAAATCTATTCTTATCCTTTTCCCACCAGAGTGGGGCTGAttctcccagcctctctccttaCAAGTTCAGCCCATAGATATTGAGTATTGATTGTCCAAAGGGAGGGTCTGCACCCAGAGAAAGAGTGCAAGAAATATCCCAGGAGACACTCAACCAGTTAGCGTTCAAGACACCAGACACAAGGCCATTGGTGTTTGGTGGCAACACCCTTGCAGGGCCCTCAGCTGCCTGGCTGGGCTCAGAGAGAGGCATGCCACCTATATCTGTGGGATGCAATTACACATCTTCCTCAACAGCCACCCAGGGGACTGGAGAACACTGTCTACACTGGACCAAAGGGCTCTGGAGATGCCCTCTTAACTCTCTGTGCCAAACCTGTCCTCCCTCTTAAAAGCCAGCTTGAGTCCCAGCTCCTTGACACCGTCATGGTTAATTCCAGTTGATCATGAACAGCCAAGCATCCCCTTCCCCCATGTGTGGATTAGCCAGGTCTCCCTTCAAGCCCTCCCCACCAACTCCAACTCCCAGACTGGCCCAGGCAGGCAGGGCCTAAGAGCAGGGGCTCTGCTGCATGGTAGTCACTAGTGCTGGTCGTTAAGTACTTCCAGTGCCCCTTCTGGACACGTGGTAGGATTGCTTTGCTCGGCCCCCTTGATAGTAGGAGTTGCATGTGTCTTGCTTTGGCTAATGAAATATGAGTGAGAGTGACATGTGCCACTTCTGCATGGAAGCTTTAAGAACTAGCACAtgatgtgccacatcttcttcctcctcaggTGGTAACTATGGGGGCACAGGTCAAAACGGAGCCTCTGTTGGCTTGGATCCCTGAGTAACAAGGAAGAAAGGCCAAGCTGCAAATCACATGTAACATGAACAAGAACTAAACTTTGGCTGCTTTAAGCTACTAAATCCTAGGATCGTTTGTGGCTATGGCATAACCTGGTTTATCCCAATTAATACAGCCTGTTCTTGATTGCTTGTGCCGGGCTTCCAGTACACACCAATGCCCTTGGCTCACACTGCTGTCTGAGTCAGTCTATGGGCCTGGCCCGATCCTTACCCATGATTAaagacatatattattttataggtGGTAGACCTGAGGCCTGGCAGGTAGAGAGAACCACTTCAGAACATGCGATCAGAAGCCATAGATATcagttcccttcccttcccacccacATGGGGGCTCTGCTCCCTGCTGCCCCCCCAACGTGGGCCCCAGGGCAAGGACTTCCCCAGAGTGGGCTGGGCTATTAGTCAGAGTCCCCTTCATATCCTGAAGGGCAGAGGCCCATTTGTCTCTAGGGGTGAGGAGGATGCGGGACACATCCCAGTCAAATCCAGAACTGCAAATCCTCAAGAAGCCCAGGGAGCAGGGCGGTACTCACACTGGTTGCGTACTGGATGTCCTTCCAGATGGAGGTTTCCTGGGACAGGTCAGAGGCCTCAAAGAGGTTGTCCAGGATGACCTCCCCGATCATGTCATGGCGGGAGAAGCGGTCAAAGTCGAAGACACTGAGATGCAGCTTGCGGTCGGCCAGCTCCTCATAGGGCACGGGGAAGTGAAAGTTCTCATCGAAGGTGGGGTTCAGGGTCTTGCGGTGCACCCGTGTCTGCAGCTTGCATTTGCGATCAGGCAAGAGGTAGATCTTGACGTAAGGGTCAGAGCTGCCACAAAAGTCCTTGGCGGGGAGGTCGAAGGCCTTCAGGATGTGCACGATCAAGGTCTCATTCTCGTAGTCGTAGCGCAGGCTGAAGTTGATCTTCCCGCAGGTCTTGGCCTCGGTTTTGGCCTCGTCCCCATCCACTGACTTCTGCTTGTAGAGCTCAGGTTTGATGCGGCCAATGCTGGTGGGCTGCTCCGCTGCAGGGGGCAGCTCATTGCCATAGTCCACGCTGGAGACATGCATCTGCCGTGGCAGGTGGCGCTTGAAGGACGTGTGCCTGGcggagggcaggagggggtgagagagtgaggtgggggaaggggtgggggaatgcAGGCAGGCATGGCTCGGGGCCCTGGCTCATCCTACCCCTTGTGAGGCCCCCTTTTCCTCCTGCTAGTTGACCCCCTTTCCCTCTGCGCACACTTGGTGTGCATGACTTAATACATGAAAAGTAGTTGGAATGGGGCCTGGTACATAACAAGCTTCAGTAAGTGTTAGCCATTGTGATCATTATCATTTTTCCTGCTTTACTGCTCCCTGCTTTCTAGGTTTCTTTCCTGGTAGGCACAACTCTGGTTCCCCCATTAAGCCACAAGCTCCCTGACTGAGAAAGACCATCCTTAACCACCCTCCACGTGGCATTCCTtcatcaccaccactaccatccccaccaccatagttaacatttattgtgctttggagtcagactgcaTAGGTTAATTtgggctctgccactttctagctgtatgacctggagcaagttatttaacctctctgtgttataaaatgagaataataaaagtaGCAATTGCATAGGATTGCTGTGGGtgtgaaatgaataaatacaataaagtgcttagaacagggccaGGTATATACTAAGCTCTTATTATCACATGGATTCTTTCACTGGCTCCTCACGGATACCCTTATGAGAGTCATTAGCCCTATTTTACAGCTGGGAAAAGTGAGGCTCAGGATAGGTGAGCAACTTGCCTGCGGCCAAACAACAAACTCTGTAAACGTGACCAAGCACTTCCATCATTTCTGGCTTTCAATCTGAAGACCAGGCCTGCTTCCCTTTGGCTGGTCCCCTGGGGGTCTGGACCCAGGAATCCACAGGAGCCCcaagtttttaataaatacaatGCCTTCTACCTGCACGTACCACATCATTTAAAAGTGTTTCTGAATTTGGAGTAGGTTTTTGTCATTatgtggtggttgttttttgttgtcattttggttttttcagTTAAAGAATGCCATGTATACAGTTGCTGTCATACGGGGAACGCTGTCAAAAGCTATCCTCGTTCTCAAAATGTTAGGAATCTCTTGCTTTATCTCCCACGCACTGCAGCCTCCACCTAGGAGGCTGTATTGACATAGACACATCATGAACTTCTATGCCTCTGCGCCTTTGCATATTCTCTTCCCTCAGCCTGAAGTCTTTCCTTCCCTCCGGACAAGCCAACACCTCCCACCCGCACGCATCCCAGGGCTTACCACCTGCACAGCACCCCACCTCAGAGGTTCCCCTCTCCTGAAGTCTCTCCTGGCGCCCACCTCCGAGTTGATCACCCACCAAGGAGCACATCATCTGACATATTCTCCAACCAGAATATGCACGTGATTGTTTCTGGTCTCTGATCCTCACAGGCTGGAATCTCATTAATGTACCGGATCCAGGAATGTGgaggtagggaagggaggggtccACCCCTCACCTGGTGGATGACGCTGGCTCTGTGGTCTGTCGCTGCAGCCGTGTGTGACGCATGATGTGCTCTTTGACCGACCTCTGCACCTCGGCGGGGATATCTGGGGACGTGTGGCTGATCTTCACGGCCGCCTCTAGGAAGCCCAGGGTGTTGGGGTCTTTCAGCTTGTCCGCCATGTTgcctctggggctggggctctgGAGGGCCTCCAGGGAGGGGTTagcagaggaggggctggaggcctCCTTGTTCCTCCAGGGCATCCAGCACAGcttccaaaagagaaagagaaaaactgccACCAGGGCCACGCCACACACAATAACTACCACTGTGAGGAGGCTGACAGAGGTGCCTGCCCTCAGCCAGGcagggagggacagagacagacacaggaggggagaagcagggaagggTGTTCAAAGAGGGGCCACACGGAAGGGACAGAGacggaagaagagaaaagagtggTCATGAGAAGCCTGCCCAGGTAGAGGAGGGATGGTCGTAGGGTTGATTCTCCATATCCACCTTGTGAAATATCTGCAGCCTCGGGTTCACCTcggtctgatttctccagctttgcccctccccccaccgccagCTTGGGGAGCACCTGGGttgcctcccctccccatggGCACGTGTACGGGGAAGGGAACGTAATTTAAATAGCAGCCTAAGGAAATGtgcaaattcgtgaagcattcACATTTGGATGCTGTTTGAATTTCTATTAGAGCTGTTACTATGGCCAGACTTACAGCAGAGTCGGTTTTGCGGACAGCTCTCTTCCTCCACAGGCTGTGAGGCCTTGGGGATCCCAGGCTGGGCTACCTCATTCCCTTCCCTTACCCCGCGCCTGCCAAGCCCACAGCAGGAGCTAATATATAGTGAGTAGGTTGACTTGAAGTGAATGAGATCGGGCATAATCTCCTCGAGGCGGGGGATTAGGTCTAATGGTTCTGCTGTACTCCCGGAACTCTGCACATAGtaggctcaataaatacttgtattAAGTTGGAATCTGATCCACACAGTTGACTTCAAAGCTAAATACAGATGATTCCGATAGCTGTCCTTTCCCCCCATTCCTGTGGCTATGTGAGAGCTTTGCTGTAAAACTGGTATTTTTGAATGTCGTGATTCGTTCAGAGACAGGCATTCActgtcccacccccagcccacctctgcccccagtAGGATGCCCAATACCCCAGGAGAGCTGTGAAGGATGCCTCCCTCTGGCAGAAATTATTAAGCAGGCTTCCCACCCCACCTTTAGGAAGGAAGCTTTGAGCCCAAGGCCTCTTCTTACTCTGAGATGTCAGAGGCCTTGAACCAATGACGGGTTTGCACAAAGGTCACTTGTAGACAAGCCAGCAGAGGAGGCTCGTTTGGCTTACGTGATGATTGAAAAATTGAGCAATTCCATCATCACTATTGTCGTCATCACACCAGATTCCTGGCTTCTCTGGAAAAGGCCTGAGGACTTGCTAACTGGACCTATGCTCCCGCATGCTGGGAACTGGCGATGCCCTTCGGAAGGCAGCGTGCTCACCAGCTGCTCTCCCTgttacctgcctggcccctgcAGGCCTGTGAGTTTGTAGCCTCTGGATTATCCTGTCCCCATGCCTTAAGAATCTTGGGATTTAAGATGAGAAATGACCCTACAAGTGAGGCTGTGCTTTTGCAGATGGGAGCAGTGGTCCAGAGAAGGGACTTGCCTGGGGTCACAGGTCAGACACAGAGCCTGGACCAGGGTCCAGATGTCTACTGCCCAGCCTGGGGCTCATTCCACTGTGTCAGACTGTTTGTCCCTGATTAAACTATAGGCTACTATAGCCCTGTGTTTTTTATATTTGTCTGACTCAGGGCTCAGCATAGAAACTGACacatgagaatgaatgaatgaatgagtcaatcAATGGCACATAAAACAGCTGTCATTATCTCtcaaccaacatttactgagcacttgccaTGTTCCAGGTGCTAAGCTAGACTGGGAGTATAGAGATGCCCGGTCCCTCCTGCGGGGATCAAGAGTACTCTCACGGCACATGGGCCCCCGCAACAGCTGTCCCCCATCCAAAGGCACCTGAGAAGGAGGCCAGAACATCAGCCACCCTCTCTGGGGAGTTGGCACTGCCTCCAAGCTCCCTGGTTGTAGGGTACTGGCCTTGACCAGCTACCGCCTTCAGGAATAAGGAATAAGAGCACAGGATCCTCAAGTCCTTAGCAACCTACTCCAGCCCCCAGGTCCCTGCATGGAGACAGTGGAGTCTTTCCCCAGTATAGGAACTGAGGTTAGTCCACCAGAGACTGCCAGGGACCAGAAAAACTGATTCCTGTTTAACTTCTAGACTAAAGATCTGCAATTATGGTGTGCATGCATCCTGGGAgcacaagagaaaaaatatcagattgctcaatatttatttattatcttaaaaataagaaatcaaaattgCAATATACAGGTTGACAGTAATAGGAATGATACCATTTTATTATTGGATTTAGTCAAGTTATTGAACATTACTATGTCCAAGGTACAGAGTGCTTTTTATGTATTCATCATTTAATACTCTTCAGTGAAATAGGTAAagattattatcctcactttgcagatgaggaaactgaggcacagagggttaAATAgattgcccagggtcacacagctgcccagggtcacacagctggtaagtgttTGGACTGAGATACAACCCAGACAGTTCAGCTCTACAATACCCCCTCTGTACGTGTGTATAGAACGtgggaacaaaaaacacatattGAAGGtattaaatcaaaataatttttgctgTTATGAGTTCATGATCTAAATGGTTTGAAGACTGTTTTTTAGGCCTGGATCCCCTGAGGGTTCACCAGGAATGCTACCACAGATATGGGTGTCCTTATTCTAAGTATCTGGCCATCTCTGGGCCCTCCACATCTGTTCTCTGTTACAGCTGTTCCGGGTGCATTCTCTGCAATATGGGTCACCTTAAAACAAAAGGTATTTCTAGGGTTTTGCTTTCCTTTGATCATACATCTTACTTGCTCTGGtaataattagaattttaatGAGAAGGGGGGAGAATGGGGGAAATGCAGAGAGCGGAGAGTGCATTTAAATGTTCAGCCTGACaaaaaaactgaattcataaATGAAAAGAGAGGTGGAGGAATCAATTTTTCCTCGGTGTGGTTGCTATTTTGAATGCGTCTCCACGTGACCCCCGCCCTGGCTGTTATTCCCTCGGAGCTGTGATTAGGGAAGGCAGAGGTATGGATTATTGGGAATTGGCACCCAGCGCTCAATACTGGATATGTAAGACCAGGAggcccttcctctgcctggagaaTCTTCTTCCGGGATATCTCACAGGCAGGCAATGCAAGGAGGATTAGGTCCTGATGCTGAGTGGGTTCACCCACACAGGGGAACAAGGTGGTGAGCAAGGCTGGTAAGACCAGAATTAGGCCAGGATGGGTATGATTGTATAGGATTTAGCCCCTTTAAAATCACTACATGTGGCCTTGAACTCAGCTAGCCCGTGTAGCCTGGTTGAAGGTACATAATGGCCCAAGGGCTGTCCAAAGGCCCAGATGACCTAAGATATGTGCCTTCCTAGCCTAGGCCTGCTGGGGCCAACCCACCAGGATGTGTTGCCCTCTAGTAAATCACAGGTGCATAGCAGCCTTCAAAGCCTTCTTCCCACTCATGTCTTGTTTGAACCTCAACCTTATGAGGCAGACAGAATTTTGACGGGCAACTCAGCCACCTTTTGAGTCCTGACCCAGTGCTCTTCATATTTATACCATGCACTGGCTTCGTGGCAAGATAGAGGTAAGCCTCCAGGAAGGGAGAAAGTCCTCAGCACAgcactgaaaaagagaaaggacttcCTAAGTGTTTCTATTTGTATTCTTCCTCcctgtctttttccttctttatttccccttcagCCTGGAGAGAAAGAAGCACTGCTCCAAAGTCAGACTGGGCTCATTCAATGTCCGTCTCTACTGGTTTTAAtctctcccagcctctgtttcctcatctgtaaaatgggtacagtaatagtatctacctcatagggtcatTGTGAGATTTAAACGAGATCACGTGCATCAAAAGTgctaaggacaaaaaaaaaataaaataaaataaatatataataaataaataaatttaaaaagtgctaAGGACAGTGCCTAGAATGTAGTAAgccatataataaatatttgctatttttattagaattatcTAGCTCTGCCCAATATGATTTTGGACATCTCCTAGTTCTGAAATTTGTTTAGTGGGCAGAACACGTGCAAACCATGAACACTAATAAACAGAGATAGCGTTAACTTTATCATTACAAACTAGGAACCACCTTACTAGTAGAAATAATATAACTATTTCATATATAGCTAGGTGTCTCTGTATCTCAAGACATAATACATACTATATCAAAGATCTCACATCTCCAAGTTTTTCTGTCAACACTCATTTGCTTGCTACTTGTTCAGTTGTTTTGTCATTACTGTCACCAGCCAGCTGGTGAACAGGAGCAAGCTCCAAAGGAATGAGAAGAAATTCATGGAAGAAAAATGTTCAACTGAGAACATGCTATGCTTTTGCAAAGTTTTCTTGGAAACTGGGGGAAAGAAGTCCATTACTCAGTATTCGGTGTGAAACATCTTCATTGAGGTATCACAGGAGACCAGTATTCCATGGGTACCTGGTTTGGGAAACCCTATTGGCCAGTCACCCAGCAGCCTCTGGGAGAGCAAATAGCTATGGAATTTGGCTTCAGAAACACACCCAGTGACCTGGCGCTGTGCAGGGCCTGTGGCTTCTAGCCTGGGCTGGGGAAGTGGGCATCGCTGGGTGCTCAGACACCAGGCAGACATCTCAGCTGAGCACCAGTGCCAGAATGACCACAGAGCACACCCACCCACATTTctacttgtgtgaccttgagcaagttacttaacttctccaaaCATTGTTCTCCTCTTTTACTTAATGGGGATTCTAATTATCCCTACTTCACAGAAtcattgtgaatattaaataaactAAGGCTTTGAGCACAGTGCCCAATACATGGTGAATGTTCCCAAAAGTAAGCTGctattatttcttcctgttttgttttgtttgtgtttgtctgtttgtttgtttgtttggtggaGGATAATAGTTTACTGGGTACAGGATGGACGCAAAGCTTGGCCATctgagacagggaagggggaCACAGGACCAGACGGCAAAGCACCTGAGAGACCTCAGGCTCCTTCTTTCCTGGGAAGTTAAGGTCCCCTGAATGTCATCAAGGCAGGACCTGCTTGTCACCTTAAGTGAGATTGTCTGACAGGGGTGATGGCTCATGGCCTCCCTCTCTTTCTGGAAAATGGTAAGCTATTATTTAGCAACCCAGGGCTTTCTTATCACCCGAGTGACACTTCTTTCTCCAGAGACAGAGTCCTGGTGCCCCGgtgccccctcctcttctctccacccATAGTGTTAGGATTTATCAGCAGTCCTCATCGCTTGctattgttcccatttttctAATGGGCCTCCATGTCAGGAAGATCCATTTTATAATAGTAACAGACATTCTCGCTAACAGATTGTAATTGAAAAGATAAACTGGGGAGaggaagtgaaaagaaaggaCCATTTTCCCTGCTCCCCTCAAAGCTGGAGAAGGCTGGCTTCAGGGTCTGGGGCTGCTGATGGACCCTCAGAAACGGGCAATGCCAGGCTCTGCAGAGCAGGAGCTGCCTTGGCCAAGGAGCTGCCATTCAGACACAGATGGGGAGATAGACCAGCACAACCCAGAGACCAACCAGCAAGAAACTCAGAGGCCCCAAAGCCTGGAAGGAGCAGCGGGTAGTCTGGGAAGGGACAAAGACTCTGGGCAGAAACATTAATACTAATACTAGtaatattatttgttatttatttctacatGGTAAGCACTGTGGCCCTCagtgatctcatttaacctttacaaCCTCCCTAAGAAATTCACCTCTCAAAGATAAATTAACTAAgtttagagatgttaaaaaaataacttgctcaagtgTATGTACCTCAGTTAAGTGGAAGAACTGGTATTTGAACCTGGACTTCCTGATGCCAAAGCCCAGGTTCTTGAGCCAGGCCCTTGAGGGGTCTGGAGGCTGAGCTGAAGAACTACAGAGGAGAAGCCTGGGCAGAGAAGCTAGAGAGGTACTTCTTCACTATAATCAGGAGAGGGTGGGGACCATAATCTATGTTTTGGCCTGACCCTCTGAACCTGGACAGAGCCCCGGGGACTAGGATTATGACCAACCTCCTCAtcctccatttctttctccttccctggaaGATGCAGACACTACAGCCACCAGACAAATAACCAACGGCCCCTGGAAAAGTCGCATTCAGAGATGTACCTGAGAAAtacctgagtgtgtgtgtatgtgttggggcAACAGGGGCTCTTCTGTTCTGAGGCTCACAGACATCCTCCATTAATAATAAGCTCTGCTGTGGCTTGTAAATTTATTAGGAGAACctagtataattaaaatttagggttgggggcagggggagcagaAAGCCtttgcttcctttccttctttcagagATCCCGGCGGAACTACCAACGGGGATAATTAGCAGAGTCCAGACAGAGAAGGAATTAATGCTCTTGGAAAAGCTGTGATGAGGAGAGACAATGCTGGGTTAATTACGGCCGCACCAAGCTTTATGACTGGGAGCCTGTTTCCACCATCATTAGGGGATTCAGGGATAAATCGGAGACTAATGTGGAGTGTTAGAGCTAACAGAG is part of the Balaenoptera musculus isolate JJ_BM4_2016_0621 chromosome 1, mBalMus1.pri.v3, whole genome shotgun sequence genome and encodes:
- the SYT6 gene encoding synaptotagmin-6 isoform X3 is translated as MNGVWEAGEPRCQAALAVLASLCRARPPPLGLDVETCRSFELEPPERSPSAADAGTSVSLLTVVVIVCGVALVAVFLFLFWKLCWMPWRNKEASSPSSANPSLEALQSPSPRGNMADKLKDPNTLGFLEAAVKISHTSPDIPAEVQRSVKEHIMRHTRLQRQTTEPASSTRHTSFKRHLPRQMHVSSVDYGNELPPAAEQPTSIGRIKPELYKQKSVDGDEAKTEAKTCGKINFSLRYDYENETLIVHILKAFDLPAKDFCGSSDPYVKIYLLPDRKCKLQTRVHRKTLNPTFDENFHFPVPYEELADRKLHLSVFDFDRFSRHDMIGEVILDNLFEASDLSQETSIWKDIQYATSESVDLGEIMFSLCYLPTAGRLTLTVIKCRNLKAMDITGYSDPYVKVSLLCDGRRLKKKKTTIKKNTLNPVYNEAIIFDIPPENMDQVSLLISVMDYDRVGHNEIIGVCRVGINAEGLGRDHWNEMLAYPRKPIAHWHSLVEGNPRL
- the SYT6 gene encoding synaptotagmin-6 isoform X2 yields the protein MNGVWEAGEPRCQAALAVLASLCRARPPPLGLDVETCRSFELEPPERSPSAADAGTSVSLLTVVVIVCGVALVAVFLFLFWKLCWMPWRNKEASSPSSANPSLEALQSPSPRGNMADKLKDPNTLGFLEAAVKISHTSPDIPAEVQRSVKEHIMRHTRLQRQTTEPASSTRHTSFKRHLPRQMHVSSVDYGNELPPAAEQPTSIGRIKPELYKQKSVDGDEAKTEAKTCGKINFSLRYDYENETLIVHILKAFDLPAKDFCGSSDPYVKIYLLPDRKCKLQTRVHRKTLNPTFDENFHFPVPYEELADRKLHLSVFDFDRFSRHDMIGEVILDNLFEASDLSQETSIWKDIQYATSESVDLGEIMFSLCYLPTAGRLTLTVIKCRNLKAMDITGYSDPYVKVSLLCDGRRLKKKKTTIKKNTLNPVYNEAIIFDIPPENMDQVSLLISVMDYDRVGHNEIIGVCRVGINAEGLGRDHWNEMLAYPRKPIAHWHSLVEVKKSFKEGNPRL
- the SYT6 gene encoding synaptotagmin-6 isoform X1; this encodes MNGVWEAGEPRCQAALAVLASLCRARPPPLGLDVETCRSFELEPPERSPSAADAGTSVSLLTVVVIVCGVALVAVFLFLFWKLCWMPWRNKEASSPSSANPSLEALQSPSPRGNMADKLKDPNTLGFLEAAVKISHTSPDIPAEVQRSVKEHIMRHTRLQRQTTEPASSTRHTSFKRHLPRQMHVSSVDYGNELPPAAEQPTSIGRIKPELYKQKSVDGDEAKTEAKTCGKINFSLRYDYENETLIVHILKAFDLPAKDFCGSSDPYVKIYLLPDRKCKLQTRVHRKTLNPTFDENFHFPVPYEELADRKLHLSVFDFDRFSRHDMIGEVILDNLFEASDLSQETSIWKDIQYATSESVDLGEIMFSLCYLPTAGRLTLTVIKCRNLKAMDITGYSDPYVKVSLLCDGRRLKKKKTTIKKNTLNPVYNEAIIFDIPPENMDQVSLLISVMDYDRVGHNEIIGVCRVGINAEGLGRDHWNEMLAYPRKPIAHWHSLVEVKKSFKEWQGRAASFDSESSCPSPKPPPTP